Genomic segment of Triticum aestivum cultivar Chinese Spring chromosome 6A, IWGSC CS RefSeq v2.1, whole genome shotgun sequence:
TGATCTTCTAGAGAGACCCATGTTATTGCAACTTCCATAATACATCAAATGTTAGTGTTAGTCCATTAGAGAGTAGAGACTGGAGAAGACACAGCAGAAAATGCAGGTGTAACTTTCACCCTCACTCACGGATGATTGGCTACCGGCAGTGGTGCTCCCAGACGCCATGCTCCCtagcatcaagcagcaaccagacACCAGCATGTAAGTGAGCAGCAGCTCAAGAGCAAGCAGCAACTGCATGGCCACATGGGAAGCAAGCAGCAGCAACTCAACAGCAAGAAATTGAGCAAAGAGATGAAGAGGTTTTTTTTTTCCTGAGAGAAAGAGATGAAGAGGTTGAGGAGAGGCTGCTGGGGTTATCTGCTCGAGCGTGGTTGCCATCGGGAGGTCGAGTCCTGGTGGTGGCTGCAGCGGTCGagtcctggcggcggcggcggtcgagtCCTGGTGACGGCGGCGGTCCTCGAACCCAGGCGTTGGCGGCGCTCGAATCCAGGCGGCGACGGCGCGTTCGGTTGGGAGCAGCGGTCCTTTCGTGGTGAGCGTGTGTGCAACCCTGCAAAATAGGGTTTGTACTGGGCCAAGGCTGTTTGTTATTGGGCTTCCCGTGTCCCCAATGTGTCCCAGCCGTGTCTTtccttttttacttttttttaatcCGAGAATCAGGGGATACTGGGGTCATGCGTATTCCGGTGTGTCCGGCCGTATCGCCGTGTCCCACCGAATTAGGACGGCAATTTGGCAGTTTTGGCCGTGTCCATGCTTTGTAGCATTCTAGTACACATTTATTTTTTGAAATATCATTCCTCTTAACAAATATGCATGAAAGGGCGCCAAATGAATTGGTGAAAAGCATCTAACATACCTTTGTTGTAGTATTTATGGTTGCAGGTCAACTGGTTTCTCCTTTGAGCATAGCATTGCCAAATCTCATCATGCATATGCTTTTATTTTCAGGTTATCCCTGGAAACGAGTCCCGGGTAATGAAGATGTTAAATCGCCTCACCGACCTTGGCCCCAAAATTGTTATGGGTAAAGATGCTGGCCTCCATACATCTGGGCATGCTTATCACGATGAACTGGTAATTTTTTTCTCATGTGTTGCTTTCTGCTCTTTGATATGCTTTCGTACCTGGTAACAATATATACTACTACTATCCCCGTTTGAAACTTCACCGTCTTTGCCAACTGATTACAGAAAGCAGTTTTGTTTTGCTTGGTAGAACGCACCATTGGATGTTTCATAAAAATAGTTTTAAAGTAATATCATTTTCATAATTTACTATACATATAAAAAAGAACAGTCGAAGGTGCATCTTGGAGATTGTGTTTTGGAACGTCATGCATTTTTGTAACATAGCGAGTATACTGCTATAGAATTAGGCCTAGATCTCCGTGTGAAATGTTCTTAATTCTGATGTTAACTTGAGATTAGAGGAGATAATGTGTCTTTAATTTGTTATTTCCAGGAGGAAGTTCTACAGATTGTTAAACCGCAGCATTTCTTGCCTGTTCATGGGGAACTCTTGTTTCTCAAAGAACATGAATTGCTAGGAAGGTCAACTGGCATAAAGCACACTACTGTAAGTAATCTGTCTTCCATGGTTTGGGACTTCAGGTATCTTAGTGCCATAGATGTATATGACTATATGCTAAGGGAGACAAACCTTAAACTTAATGTACTGCTGCTCATTTTACGCCCCTAACactaaaaatgatggcatgatgttTTTTTTTTGTTAGCATTGCCATCATATAGACATGTTCTTACTCCTTATATTGTCCATTATGTTAGCATTTAGTAGGATTTCTTAGTTGCTTATTTTGATTGCAGGTAATTAAAAATGGGGAGATGCTTGGTGTATCTCATCTAAGAAACAGAAAGGTTTTGTCAAATGGGTTTGTTTCTTTAGGGAAGCAGGACTTTAAGGTGAATCATTTAACCCTACTATCTCTGTCTTGTCTCTTAACAGCTCTGAAACTTAACATGATGTACTTGATATTATAGTTAATGTATACTGACGGAGACAAAGCTTTTGGAACGTCCACTGATCTCTGCATCGATGAGAGATTCAGGATCGCATCTGATGGCATTATCTTTGTCAGGTAATTTCTCACACGGTTTTGGGGCATTTGTCATGATGTTTATCTTCAGCAGAAGTTGTTTTTAGTTGTGAATCAGAGGACCCCCAAAATGCATCTGAACATTGTTGAGATGATAAAACAGTATGCagtgtttgtttttactttttagGCACCCCCAAAATGCTAAACATATTATTTGTTCCCTGCAGCATGGAGATCTTCCGACCTAAACCTGCTTCACCACAGTCTGGCTTGAAAGGGAAATTTAAAATAACAACACGGTGTCTATGGCTTGATAATGGGAGACTACTTGATGCACTTTACAAGGCTGCGCATGCAGCATTGTCAAGCTGTCCTTTGAATTGCCCACTTAGTCACATGGAGCGAATGGTATCtgaaatcttgaggaaaatggtcAGAAAGTACAGTGGAAAGAGACCTGACGTCATTGTAGTTGCTTCAGAGAACACTACAGTAGGTTTCTCAGAAGAGGTAATAAATAGGCATATGAGTCTTGTAGACTATGAGAAAACACGGCCAGAGAACCCAGAGCGTGAGGCTGAAGGTATGAAGCGGCAAGTATTTGATATGTTACTTTGTTTATCCCTGGAACTTTAAACACTAGTTGTTAGTTCAGTTGTCAACATTTCATGTAGTTGTGGATCAGTTCGTGCCAATGATGTCATTACATTGTTTGCAGAGAGCATCCCTGAGGTCATGAGAACAACACCTGACGATGCAACGACTAGCTCCAATGGTGAATCATTCTTCTCTCCTGATTTACATCAGCCTAAAACATTGGATCATTTTTGGGAGTCGTTCAAGTCCCCTACAGCAGTAAAAATTGCAAGAATTGTCAATGCTTCAGCTCAAGGGAACAAACCAAAGCTCGGCAAGATCAGCATAATTGATAAGGATTCCAGCACGTCAGCTCCTGCTCCAGCCAAATCTTCAAGAAAGAACAAGTGGAAGCCCGAGGAAATTAAGAGCTTAATACAGCTGCGTGGAGAAATGAATGAGAAATTCCAAACCGTCAAAGGAAGAATGGTTATGTGGGAAGAGATATCTGGTAGCCTGTTGAAGCAGGGGATAACTCGTACACCAGCACAGTGCAAATCTGTGTGGACATCATTGCTTCAGAAATACGAGGTAGGTAGATGAAACTCTGAAATATTGCATAAACTCTAAATAAGGTATTTGGTTGGGCGGCTTATAGGGCACAGAAAGCCACAGCCCAAGCCCAACAAAACAGCCCCATAATTCCATTTTGGATGTCATAATGTAATCTTGCCAATTAGTATTATTGGGTGAAAGCATGCTAATCTATGCACTTAGCAGTAAAAATTACCGAATATTTTTCTTCAAACAGAAGTACCAAATATTTTATTTATGTTTGCAGGAGAGCAAGAAGGATGAAGAAAACATGCGGACATGGCAATATTTTTCGGCCATGGATAGTTTTTTATCATGCGAAGGGGAAATGGCAACCAAATGAAACAGATCCGTAATAAATTGCTTAGTGATAGTTATTTGGAGATCAGTGTATTGTAAGGTAGTCCGCGAATCAACAAGAAgattgttagaagggagagagggattggtggaatagtccgttgttgtattgcttgagcctcgtgggcatatatatataggagtacaatcatcTATTTGGAGTataagacaagccagaacaaatcctagtctatctcgtcttttttaataaacattatactcaacatctcccgcagtcacaacggtagcgacgcagacggtgagactggagaagaatccgaaggcaagccgacggacacctcCTCACAGTCGTAACGGTTGATGatcgatgcatcgcggagtcgtgaCTGGAGTGGCaatcgacgaggttgctcaagcaaggcggtagccttTTGTGTCATTTGTCGATGTAGTCAAGAGCGTGGATGGTGGAGCCGTGGTTGAGGTAGTCGTACGAAGAAAgccatggtcgatgtcgagtcggggtggccggtgtcgaggaagtcgccgtggagccgcgagcgcaagagggcgccgagttagcatgggcgcagtgatgtcgaagtaggggtgcgtcgagaagaaaatgttgttgacgacgcgtcgcggcgggtttgccaagctcggggacacatcgtggacgaaggcacgcaccggtgttgccagcaccgggcatgcgtagacggacgaagacgaagttgacgaagcgacgaccaggcttgccaggcccgggaacacgtcgtggatgaaggcacgcatcggtgttgctagcaccgggcatgcgtagactagggacctgcacaagctgtacgccatgtcggagaagtcagaGGGGCCAGCAAAGAAGGACTCAacgacgattgcggcgtccatcggcgcggtgccgatgtcaccaacggtggtcagAGTAGACGAAGTGgacggggtagatgacggcgatgctggcgacgggctggtgctggacgaagacgaacggggtggacgggcggcggcggcagccgcggcggcggcggctaggttagaagtgcggcggcggtgctcgaagtaggcgaagaaccctaacagcgtgacgaagaccggcgcgaacggtggcgttcccgcgccaagaaagacggcgcgacgcataccacgggaggtcgacgcgtgGTGACGACGGAGCTGACTGCGTGCCGCGGcgctatggcccgaaggggcgacgcagcagcGGCAGGCGGATCGGGGCGACGGTGGGAAGACCTCTGGGCGGCGGTGGGGACCGCGTGCCGCGACGCTGCGGCTcaaaggggcgacgcaacggcggtgCACGAGTCGGTGTAGCCGCAGGGACGACCTCGGGGCAGCGGCGAGGACCGTGtatcgcggcactacggcccgaagaggCGACACAGCGGCGACGCACGAGacgatgcagccgcgaggagaaccacagggcggcggcgctgcagcccgacggggcgacgcaacggcagcccgatgctcgattgGTGGAGAGGCGCGTGGAACTcagggacgatcttcacgggatcTGCGGAGGCGcgcgacgggccaggtcggtcgcacgacgtagatgaggcggatcacgGTAGCGAACatgtgatcaagccgatcgcgcgcgaggtcggaaACACCGCTCGGtgaaggcgtggtggcggcggagtccgagataaAGCCGGCGACGACGGACGCCGTGGGACGTCGcggacgagcttgtcagcaccggcacctgggctgccaaagcagcgccggcgcccgggcagcgaggcccgagcgaccaacggagcagcggcgtCCGAGTTGAGGCAGCCGACTAGCCTGACGTAGCCGTCCTAACGCAGCCGAGAACGAGGCCGACGAGGTAGACCGCCGGGCCGCTGTGCAGACGCGACGGAGGCGGGTGacgtggatcgatgggcgggccggcACGCGAAcgacggctatgattggccgttgcatgacgcgaggccgccgggtcggggcgatgcaggtgtcccggtcggagcaggacGGTGCCGGCTGGCGCAGGGCAATGGACAGACCGACGCGTGTGGCCGTCGGGTCGTAGGAGTGGCCGGCTGGTCGCGCTGgggttggagtagaggcgcacggagGTCGACGGCGATATTAGATTGGAAAATCGAAAAGAAAAACGCCGATCAAACGACTGGCGAGAGAGTGAAAATAATCCGGGGCAAGGGCTCGAAAAAAAGACTCtttagggcagccggccaacacggccggcggacaaactctaggtacgggcggcgcggcccccaaCAGCGGTTATGGAGCTCGACCGCCCTGGGGCGGCGCGTGGGTGCGGAAGCGGCGATGGCTAGAATTTAGAATCAACTTGCGATAGGTAGCATGTTAgtagggagagagggattggtggaatagtccGTTGTTGTATTGTTTGAGCCTCGTGAGCATATATATAAGAGTATAATTATCTACTTAAAGTACAAGACAAGCCAAAACaaattttaatttattttgtttttcctaaTAAACACAATAAAGATCAACAGCCTCTCCAGGAAGTAATCAGTAATTCTATCACGTCATTCTTTGCCATTGCATGAGATTCCTGGGGTAGTTACGTGAAACTAGGTTTACCAATCCACCATGTTGTATTAGTTTTTGTGGGATTAGCAACTAGATCTATCAATTGATTAGTCAGTTAAGTTGCAACATTAGCAAGTAAAAAGGCGTTCTCGTGTTACGGAATGGATTAATTCCGGCCTCACATTTAAGCTGTAACAAGGTGGAGATTGAGTCCGATCGTGTTCGTGTGATTACTGAAAAAGGGTTTCCTCCCACTTTATATTCCAAAGTAACCAACACCGATATAAAGATAGCTGGGGCGAACAGCACAgcaagcccaaaagaaaaagaagaagaaacaaatgccaacaacagcagctcgacaaagcgcggatgacccgccaccgctACGCCCTCCAGACACAAACCACCACAACCCGAGGCTCCGAACCAccgcgtaccaagcagcacctccaagaaggaatgcgacgccgacgacgctgctgcccggacatgtCCTAGAGTTTCCCCCGAcacgcggagggaggtgggggatggatatcaccgacaccctccagggaggaatggtggcacccgcaggtGTCACCGCATCGAAGCCGAAgaaccggcaaggatttctcccgcactccATCCCCACCGCCCAACGGACCGGAGCCGACCAGCCAGACCACCGCCCACCAGCATGCGTCATCACGgttgcgccgccacccacgccgcctcactgCGGACACCAACACGAGGCCAAGAGGACTGGAGAGAAGCGCCCCGCGGAGGGAGAAGCAACACCGAAGCCgaacgggagggaaccacctccaccgccgtcgtgcgggaGGCCAGAACCTCCGGCACCATTGCGATAGCCGTCCGGACGCGGCAGCAGGGCAtgccaggccacccctggcccggcgaggcccgaaacgggcccgctaagccccgccgccacgctgcagcaagCCGGCGATGGCGCCGCCAACATCCTGCCGTTCTTCGCCTCTCCCCCGCCTCCTGGAGGACGCGCCGCAGCCGCACCCCACCGCCAGCCCGCCCgggcccagatggggcccgaagggcctAGATCTGGGCTGAGCGGGCGCCTCCAGAACGCGCCGCCGTGCTACCCCGCCGCCAACGGCGACGCCACCGCCCAGCCATCCGCCCGCGCAGCGCCAGGACCTCGCCGCCACGCCGGACCGCCGCCGCCTAGGGAGATCCCCCAGCCCGCTCCGTCCCGCGCCAGAGGAGTGCCGAGAGAGGAATTGCGAgggggccgccgccgccagcgtcgCCCGGGCCAGGCCCGGCGGCGAGCGCCAACGACGGCGGCGGggagagaaggaggagggagggTCGCTGGAGAAGGAGATcggggcgcggccggtcgcccgcgggggcgacgcgGTCGCGAGAGCCCGAGAAATTCGTTGCGATAAGAAGCCTGACCCAAGAAGCTTCCTCGTGTTCCTGTAATTGTAgctacaaaactattactatgGAGCTGCCACGGTGATCATTGCTGAATGTGCTCAACTTGCAACAGGGTTTGGGAAGGTTTGTTTTGGTTATTGTAGTTGAGATGCAAATGCGCTTGTTGATTGTCTTGCTAAATCAGCTTCTTGATCAATCCTCGTCATTTTGGAATTCTAGTGCGCACAATTTTATCTTGGATTTTCTTGTAAATGACGTTGCCCTTATTTGATCAACAAAGAATCTTCCCGTTAAAAAAAACCCTACCGACACTGTGATTCTTAGGTGAATGGGCTAAGCACATCGCTGGCATCCTATATAGATAAGAGTGACCCCTACTAACTTATTTATTTCAACATGTAAGTAAGTCATATCACCTAATTATGGTCTCATCATGACGTGCAACCATGCATGAGAAAATATATTTCATTCTATTTACTTATATTCAATTACAACTACTCAATGGGGACAAGTTGGGATGAGTCATCCTACTATTTTACTTATATTCAATTACAACTACTCGATGGGGACAAGTCGGGATGAGTTACAAGCCGGCATCAAGCCGGTGAAGGGAGAAGGCTTGATGGTGATGGCGAcagcatgatgatgatgatggtggtggtggtggcgccggcgagaGGGCATCGGCCCGAAGGCCGGTGCTCATGGTGATGGAGCCTCCTCTCCTTCCGTTGTCCCTCATTCTCTGGTGTGGAGCAGCAATGGAGATGGTTGTGGATGAATGAGATAAATGGATCATGAATTACGGCGACTAGGGTTGAGGATGACATATATAGGAGCCTCGCTAGCCTCCTCTCTTGAtatgcttcatccaagggcttaaGATGAGCCTTGTCCTCCGCGAATCTCTTCTTTACGAGTCAAGGATCTCGTGGAATTGAACGGTTACGAAATCAGTGAAGAATCTCGTCTGGAAGGGCAACTTTCAGAGCTGACTGCACGTCAAACGACCGCCAAAACGACCGCACGCGGTCACATGAAAGGCCATCTTTTGGTTTGACCTTCTCTGGTAAAACGGTCGTCATCGAACTCGGGCtgacgttcttgggctcgttggattcGTATGAACGAAGCCGATCCATTTCTGTCTTAGATCTTGATTTGGAGCATTTTAGAAAAATGGTTTTTGTCTCACCTTCGAAATGGCTAAGTCTGACCCCTGCCTGACTCCGTATTGATCCCATCCTTGGTCCTTTTATCGTGCTTGATCATAGGTTGCTCCAAAACACACGTAGACACAAGAAAACAaggaaaactaataaaaacaaataaaaaactaaACGTGCAGTGCTCACAATGATAAGTGCAAAAACTGGTAATCATACATAATAGACAACTATTTGGTTCGAGTAAGAAGGTTGACATCAAAAGCTCACGGCTACCAACTCGAAAGAATACATTGAACCAAACCCCAAAAGTGATATCCATGTTCatcgtgcaagcatgcaaaatttAATTAGTAAGGGAGTAATGCAAGCTATCCTCTTAGTTTCACTGCCATGGAGgtcaagaaaaaggaaaatatttttgtggacCCTAAATTCCCATTGCCAAAGGTTTAGAAAAAAGGGTCAATATTATGTTAGGAACACAACAATGACAATCATAGACAAAAATAAATCAAGCGATGTGAACTGGGACCCGCTCTTTCGATGAGAGAGAGAGATAACTATGATTTTGGGTGGGACTTGACGCTCACGATCCGGCTACCAACCGTACAGGGAGAACCGTACACGACTGACATCCACGAtaatcgctgaaccaactccacgACGTTATCGACCGAGCCAACAGCATGGCCGACCTATTcacgaaggatttttcctgcaagcaaatcaaTGCAAcaaaataatagccaagcaatctcaAAATTACGAATATGCTAAATGGAATAAATCTCACAAGTTGGCATTCTGATAGGATGTCTTGacggtcgcactagccgctacgagcgaagacaaataaaaatagcaataactaaacttctctaaacaaaaccAGAGTCTAAATTCTAATTTAGGCTAGCTATTTATTAAGAGCGGCCAACCGCGGAACGCAGCGCATGGAGACTCAACAGTGCAGTGCACGACTTCTTAACAAGATGTGTTGGCCCAACGTGGCGTACAAGACTCCTTGGATCCAAGTTGGCTCCTTTTCGGCTCAAAAAAAAGTTGGCTCCTTTTCCTGATGCATGTACACAAGCATGGCTGGCTGGCTCCTTTTCGTGATGCATGTACGCAAGCATAGCTGGACTCCAATTCTTTGACGGACGCGCTACTTCACTTGGCATGATAATCATTTGCCTtcttcaaatagctatgatttttCTTGACTTTCTTTATTGTCGTGAACAACATTTCTCCATTAATGCTTGTTAGAAGGGAgggagggatttggtggaatagtttgtTGTATTGTTTGAGCCTcctgggcatatatataggagtaatgATCCCGCAGTCACAACGTAGCaatgcagacggtgagactggagaagaatccgaaggcaaacTGATGGACACCCCCCCAGTCGTAATGGTCGATGCATCACGAAgttgtggctggagtggaaaccgacgaggttgctcaagcaaggcgtagccctttgtgccgtttgtcgtgGTAGCCGAGAGCAtaggtggtggagccgtggtcgaggtaacCGGGCAAAGAATGTCGTGGTCGAtatcgagtcggggtagccggtgtcgaggaagttgccgtggagccgcgggcgcaaagAGGCACCGAGTTAGttaaaggaaatatgccatagaggcaataataaagttgttatttatattttcttatatcatgataaatgtttattattcatgctaaaattgtattaaccagaaacttagtacatgtgtgaatacatagacaaacagagtgtcactagtatgcctctacttgactagctcgttaatcaaagatggttaagtttcctagccatagacatgagttttcatttgatgaacaggatcacatcattagagaatgatatgattgacttgacccacccgttagcttagcactatgatcgtttagtttattgctaatgctttcttcatagcttatacatgttcctatgactatgagattatgcaactcccgaataccagaggaacacttagtgtgctatcaaatgtcacaaagtaactgggtgactataaagatactctacaggtgtcttcgatggtgtttgttgagttggcatagatcgagattaggatttgtcactcagtgtatcggagaggtatctctgggccctctcggtaatgcacatcactataagccttgcaagcaatgtaactaatgagttagttacaggatgatgcattactgaacgagtaaagagacttgccggtaacgaaaactaggtattgagataccgacgatcgaatctcgggcaagtaacataccgatgacaaaaggaacaacatatgttgttatgcggtttgaccgatgaagatcttcgtagaatatataggaaccaatatgagcatccaggttccgttattggttattgaccggaagtgagtttcggccatgtctacatagttcttgaacccataggatccgcacacttaacgtccgatgacgatcggtattatgagtttatgtgttttgatatatcgaaggtagttcgaagtccaggatgtgatcacggacatgatgaggagtctcgaaatggtcaagacataaagattgatatattgaatgactatattcggacaccagatgagttTCGGAGCTTACCGGATatatatcggagtgccggggggttatcggaacccccgagggaactaatgggcctctatgggccttagtgggaagagaggaagggcgaCAAGGGGTTGGCCGCGCGCCCCGCTtggatccgaattggactaggggaagggggcggcgccccccttcccttcccttccccctctttcttccttccccctctcttcctcttggtggattcctactaggacttggagtcctagtaggattcccctcttgggggcgcgccctaggggctggccgacctctcccttgctcctttatatacgggggcaagggggcacctagaacacacaagttgacaattgtcttagccatgtgcggtgcccccctccacggatttccacctcggtcatatctttgtagtgcttaggcgaagccctgcgccggtaacttcatcatcaccgtcatcacgccatcatgctgacaaaactctccctcggcctcagctggatcaagagtacgagggacgtcaccgagctgaacgtgtggagatcgcggaggtgccatgcattcggtatttggatcagttggatcgcgaagacattcgactacatcaactgcgttactaaacgcttccgctttcggtctatgagggtatgtggacacactcccccctctcgttgctatgcatcacctagatggatcttgcgtgtgcgtaggcaatttttttgaaatactacgttccccaacagtggcatccgggccaggtctatgcgtagatgttatatgcacgagtagaacacaaaggagttgtgggcgtgggtatatacatattgcttgtcgtcactagttgattcttgattcagcggt
This window contains:
- the LOC123127439 gene encoding ribonuclease J isoform X5, which encodes MELIKKRLKEFGIFLSSRLKSFRVRNRFQAGPFEVEPIRVTHSIPDCCGLVLRCGDGTIFHTGDWKIDESPVDGRIFDREALEELSKEGVTLMMSDSTNILSPGRSTSESVVASSLLRHVSEAKGRRVITTQFASNIHRIGSIKAAADLTGRRLVFVGMSLRTYLEAAFRDGKAPLDPSTLVKAEDMDAYDPKNLLVVTTGSQAEPRAALNLASYGGSHALKLSKEDVLLYSAKVIPGNESRVMKMLNRLTDLGPKIVMGKDAGLHTSGHAYHDELEEVLQIVKPQHFLPVHGELLFLKEHELLGRSTGIKHTTVIKNGEMLGVSHLRNRKVLSNGFVSLGKQDFKLMYTDGDKAFGTSTDLCIDERFRIASDGIIFVSMEIFRPKPASPQSGLKGKFKITTRCLWLDNGRLLDALYKAAHAALSSCPLNCPLSHMERMVSEILRKMVRKYSGKRPDVIVVASENTTVGFSEEVINRHMSLVDYEKTRPENPEREAEESIPEVMRTTPDDATTSSNGESFFSPDLHQPKTLDHFWESFKSPTAVKIARIVNASAQGNKPKLGKISIIDKDSSTSAPAPAKSSRKNKWKPEEIKSLIQLRGEMNEKFQTVKGRMVMWEEISGSLLKQGITRTPAQCKSVWTSLLQKYEESKKDEENMRTWQYFSAMDSFLSCEGEMATK